In the Methanofastidiosum sp. genome, CAACATATATGGCTATATCGGGACAACATCTCCAGCAAATGCTGCATTTGATGCATTTGCTTTTATCTACCTCTGGTCTAAAGACCCTCCAGGTTCCAGTTTTTTGATTAAGTGACGGAACATTCGACACAGAGGCTTCGGGTAAATCCTTTATTGATGATAATTTTTCAAATTTTTTCATATGATCATTACATTATAGTTTTATT is a window encoding:
- a CDS encoding 4Fe-4S binding protein — encoded protein: MKKFEKLSSIKDLPEASVSNVPSLNQKTGTWRVFRPEVDKSKCIKCSICWRCCPDIAIYVDEEGFPIINYDYCKGCGICAHECPKTAIRMGREGK